One region of Scomber scombrus chromosome 10, fScoSco1.1, whole genome shotgun sequence genomic DNA includes:
- the tns2a gene encoding tensin-2 isoform X6, producing MISGKMNKAGKGEPHVFKEKTFKKKRQCSVCRQNVDNVGSFCRVCKTATHRKCEAKVTSACIPAPSNDLQRRGTAPSRHIQHLGSTKSLTYTKQRNTLPRSFSVDRVMERVMERHYDFDLTYITERIISVFFPPKLEEQRYRLNLKEVAAMLKSKHQDKFLLLNLSERRHDITRLNPKVHDFGWPDLHAPPLDKICAICKAMETWLTSDPQHVVVLHCKGNKGKTGVIIAAYMHYSKISAGADQALSTLAMRKFCEDKVSSSLQPSQNRYIYYFGGLLSGAIKMNSSPLFLHQVLIPSLPNFQGEGGYYPFLKIYQSMQLVYTSGIYDLQGTGGRRLCVNIEPALLLKGDIMVKCYHRRAQTADRDTVFRLQFHTCTIHGSQLWFGKGELDEACIDERFPSDATVEFVFSSGPEKIKGREYQKNDPAVTVDYNTADPVVRWDSYENFNQRYQDSLEDIAHTKGPLDGSLYAQIKKRKGPSSGSLTSTNGSSQGGGLAEDRPDHLNSQRSDSALSAHSSLLNQSSQHPDRQEEPIRPPPPTRQEREDLERLLGGIEGNRDGERETAILDDGDSLPSERTGTLRLSRSCSCRDGYRSQRCAEPGCDRTLLMPNGYCLDRAPGTNGHHGATPSASPNSAAPPSHMDLCQHYSPHPHPHQSLPPPDLVWDRQSGPPHHLHRSCSEASSSRHLCPYPTPDLTPHPHNHPHHHPLSASGRLCCREDDYGPYHHPPPPHSHHHPHPHHPKPSTSPTYHDIMLMDGLPPAGCLCRDCSIRREDTAAYHTLRLDRGDSFHWDREAELQQREVGLRRAREPELPRGGSDLHWERDAGLRRGRELSLHWERDREAELQWERDREAEYWHRRATVASYGPQGHDLPAFTFDPLPSGHPAYPEASRSHAHSHLDLKYSSSSSGYQTPRQVYPCSPYQPSPSESRGYASGYQSESTSPLPPASSMTGPCSHSNGQAEHNHNHHHHHPDSQQSYSSDSHTDGLRSSGESMGWRDHITHGSFKRIHREGQGPCSTPSDMSGPSTPVHTSSPLRTQESPSPGGREYEIRTTDIISNDYDAPQPHDGHYRGDVIVQESQRSTTDPSSLPQPAKDTQAHTTTPIQTEPHNHCPAPTDPSPSTPQQQHCSDKPSPLSTQNNSSFDSVTPAISKQGHCQAPSSPVHASAAPDLHPKPCPLTLQTPHPSEAAALPSTVTQAASQPQSQVADSVGPTPVQVNGPSATRQSLPESPKPTPNSTAAPASPAPASPSPPQPASSSMEGSPISDSPVPGFATLGRRLMLGGSDQHHPNHIQQHGPPHHHYPGMEGHTAPLDTNKRQCYSSHNPQLHPSSFSNYSTISIPLPHPQPPLPEKRHPPAQPGSPNNGVGTLRPAGGHAPSTSTASTTQHQHHVTFSPTVGEIAPPAGQNDVVSSVEAENGNRVSVKFVQDSSKFWYKPGISREQAIAALKERDPGTFLIRDSNSFQGAYGLALKVATPPPNVNNHSSKVSDPLEQLVRHFLIETGPRGVKIKGCQNEPYFGSLSALVYQHSITPISLPCALKIPEKDLIGDVQEVQPVSNISTAADLLKQGAACNVLYLNSVETESLTGPQAIAKATDATLGRNPRPSATVVQFKVTSQGITLTDSQRRVFFRRHYPVNSVTFSSVDPKDRRWTNSDRTTVKVFGFVAKKPGSMAENVCHLFAELDPEQPASAIVNFINKVMLSRR from the exons GTGACCTCGGCGTGCATCCCAGCTCCCTCCAATGATCTG CAGCGCAGAGGGACCGCTCCTTCTCGACACATCCAACACCTG GGGTCCACCAAGTCTCTGACCTACACCAAACAGAGGAACACCCTGCCGAG AAGCTTCAGCGTGGACCGTGTGATGGAGCGAGTGATGGAGCGCCACTACGACTTCGACCTCACCTACATCACAGAGAGGATCATCTCTGTCTTCTTCCCCCCAAAGCTAGAAGAACAGCGGTACCGGCTTAACCTGAAGGAAGTGGCGGCCATGCTCAAGTCAAAACATCAAGACAAATTTCTG CTCCTGAATCTGTCAGAAAGGCGCCACGACATCACCCGACTAAATCCAAAG GTTCATGACTTTGGCTGGCCCGACCTCCACGCCCCACCGCTGGATAAGATCTGTGCCATATGTAAAGCCATGGAGACGtggctgacctctgacccccagCACGTGGTGGTCCTGCACTGCAAG GGCAACAAAGGTAAAACAGGCGTGATCATTGCAGCCTACATGCACTACAGCAAGATCTCTgcagg GGCGGACCAGGCTCTCAGTACTCTCGCCATGAGGAAGTTCTGTGAAGATAAGGTGTCCTCTTCCCTCCAGCCGTCCCAAAACAG gTATATCTATTACTTTGGAGGCCTTCTGTCTGGGGCGATCAAGATGAACAGCAGCCCGCTTTTCCTCCACCAAGTTCTCATCCCGTCACTCCCCAACTTCCAGGGtgaaggag GTTACTACCCCTTCCTGAAGATCTACCAGTCCATGCAGTTGGTCTACACTTCAGGCATATA TGACCTTCAAGGCACTGGAGGAAGGCGACTGTGTGTGAACATCGAAccagctctgctgctgaagggTGACATCATG GTCAAATGCTACCACAGGCGAGCCCAGACCGCTGACAGAGACACGGTGTTCAGGCTGCAGTTCCACACCTGCACCATCCACGGATCCCAGCTCTGGTTTGGCAAAGGGGAACTGGACGAAGCTTGTATTG ATGAGCGTTTTCCATCTGATGCTACAGTAGAGTTTGTCTTTTCCTCCGGACCTGAGAAGATCAAAG gCCGCGAGTACCAGAAGAACGACCCAGCCGTCACGGTAGACTACAACACTGCTGACCCAGTGGTTCGCTGGGATTCCTATGAGAACTTCAACCAGCGATACCAGGACAGCCTTGAGG ATATTGCCCACACCAAAGGCCCTCTAGATGGCAGTCTCTACGCTCAAATAAAGAAGCGCAAGGGTCCCAGCTCAGGTTCTCTTACCTCAACCAATGGCAGCAGCCAAGGTGGAGGCCTTGCAGAAGATCGGCCTGATCATCTCAACTCTCAACGTTCTGACTCCGCCCTCTCAGCCCATTCTAGCCTTTTGAACCAATCATCACAGCATCCTGACCGCCAGGAGGAGCCCATTCGTCCGCCACCTCCGACCAGACAGGAACGAGAGGATCTTGAGCGCCTTCTCGGAGGCATAGAGGGAAACCGGGACGGAGAGCGGGAGACCGCCATCTTGGATGATGGTGATTCTTTGCCCTCAGAGCGAACTGGGACGCTGAGGCTGAGTCGGTCATGTTCCTGCCGGGATGGTTACCGGTCCCAGCGCTGCGCCGAGCCCGGCTGTGACCGCACCCTCCTCATGCCTAATGGTTACTGCCTCGATCGGGCACCCGGCACCAACGGGCACCACGGGGCGACCCCTTCTGCCAGCCCCAACTCAGCTGCTCCACCGTCACACATGGATCTGTGCCAGCACTACAGCCCCCACCCTCACCCCCACCAATCCCTTCCACCTCCAGATCTGGTGTGGGATCGCCAGAGTGGCCCGCCACACCACCTGCACCGCTCCTGCTCAGAGGCTTCGTCATCTCGCCATCTCTGCCCTTACCCAACACCAGACCTCACCCCTCACCCTCACaaccacccccaccaccaccccctgTCTGCATCGGGTCGCCTCTGCTGTCGAGAGGACGACTACGGTCCCTACCAccaccctcctccacctcacAGCCACCACCATCCCCACCCGCACCACCCCAAACCGTCCACCAGCCCGACATACCATGACATAATGTTAATGGATGGtctgccacctgctggctgtCTTTGCAGGGACTGCAGCATCAGGAGGGAGGACACAGCAGCCTATCACACCCTGAGGCTGGACCGAGGCGACAGCTTCCATTGGGACAGAGAGGCGGAGCTTCAGCAGAGAGAAGTGGGGCTTAGGAGAGCCAGGGAGCCAGAGTTACCAAGAGGAGGGTCAGACCTTCACTGGGAGAGGGATGCTGGACTGAGGCGAGGCAGAGAGTTGTCCCTCCACTGGGAGCGAGACAGggaggctgagctgcagtgggagagggacagagaggcTGAGTATTGGCACAGGAGGGCCACCGTAGCCTCCTACGGCCCACAGGGTCACGATCTCCCAGCGTTCACCTTCGACCCCTTGCCATCAGGTCACCCAGCTTATCCAGAGGCATCGAGGTCCCACGCTCATTCCCACCTGGACCTAaagtacagcagcagcagcagcggttaCCAAACTCCCCGCCAGGTGTACCCCTGCTCGCCTTACCAGCCCTCGCCGTCTGAAAGCAGGGGCTATGCCTCAGGCTACCAGTCTGAGTCCACATCCCCACTGCCTCCCGCTTCCTCCATGACAGGGCCCTGCAGTCATAGCAACGGACAAGCCGAGCACAACCAcaaccatcaccatcaccaccctGACTCTCAGCAGTCATACAGCTCTGACTCACACACTG ATGGCCTTCGTAGCTCTGGTGAAAGTATGGGGTGGAGGGATCACATTACCCATGGTTCCTTCAAGAGGATCCACAGAGAGGGCCAAGGCCCATGCTCCACACCTTCTGACATGTCTGGACCATCCACTCCTGTCCACACCAGCAGTCCTCTGCGCACACAGGAAAG TCCTAGTCCAGGAGGAAGAGAGTATGAGATCCGGACCACGGACATCATCAGCAATGACTACGATGCGCCCCAGCCCCATGATGGACATTACCGTGGTGATGTTATCGTCCAGGAAAGCCAAAGAAGCACCACAGACCCGTCATCCCTGCCACAACCCGCCAAagatacacaagcacacacaaccACACCTATTCAAACAGAACCCCACAACCACTGCCCTGCACCAACAGACCCGTCCCCCTCCACGCCCCAACAGCAGCACTGCTCAGATAAACCCTCACCTTTGTCAACGCAGAACAATTCTTCTTTTGACTCTGTGACACCAGCCATATCAAAGCAGGGACACTGCCAGGCCCCTTCGTCCCCCGTCCATGCTTCAGCTGCACCAGATTTGCACCCCAAACCGTGCCCTCTCACTCTGCAGACCCCCCATCCTTCAGAGGCCGCTGCTCTGCCTTCCACCGTGACGCAGGCGGCATCACAGCCTCAGAGCCAGGTTGCCGACTCTGTAGGACCGACCCCGGTGCAGGTCAATGGACCGTCTGCAACCAGGCAGTCTCTCCCAGAATCCCCAAAACCCACACCCAACTCCACAGCCGCCCCTGCATCCCCCGCCCCGGCTTCACCGTCCCCCCCTCAGCCTGCATCCAGCAGCATGGAGGGCTCCCCCATCTCTGATAGCCCTGTTCCTGGGTTTGCCACCTTGGGCAGGAGGTTGATGTTGGGTGGTTCTGACCAACACCATCCGAACCACATCCAGCAGCACGGACCCCCGCATCACCACTACCCAGGCATGGAGGGACACACCGCTCCTCTGGACACTAACAAGAGGCAGTGCTACTCCTCTCACAACCCACAGCTCCACCCATCCTCCTTCTCCAACTACTCCACTATCTCAATACCCCTTCCTCATCCACAGCCGCCTTTGCCAGAGAAGCGTCACCCGCCTGCCCAGCCAGGTTCACCCAACAATGGGGTGGGGACTCTGAGGCCAGCAGGAGGCCATGCTCCTTCTACCTCCACTGCCAGCACCACCCAGCATCAGCACCATGTCACATTCTCCCCTACAGTGGGTGAAATTGCACCCCCTGCAGGCCAAAATGATGTAGTGTCATCAGTGGAGGCTGAAAATGGAAATAGGGTCAGTGTGAAGTTTGTCCAGGACAGTTCAAAGTTCTGGTACAAGCCGGGAATCTCCAGAGAGCAAG CAATCGCAGCTTTGAAGGAGAGAGATCCAGGAACCTTCCTGATCAGGGACAGTAACTCTTTCCAGGGGGCTTATGGCCTGGCACTGAAGGTGGCTACACCTCCTCCCAATGTCAACAACCACAGCAGTAAAG TGAGCGACCCTCTGGAACAGCTGGTCAGACACTTCCTAATAGAAACAGGCCCTCGTGGAGTCAAAATCAAAGGATGTCAAAATGAGCCTTACTTTG GGAGTCTGTCTGCATTAGTCTACCAACACTCCATCACACCCATCTCTTTGCCCTGCGCTCTGAAGATCCCAGAAAAAG ATCTGATAGGAGATGTGCAGGAGGTTCAACCGGTGAGCAACATCAGCACGGCTGCTGACCTGCTAAAACAAGGAGCAG CCTGTAACGTCCTCTACCTGAACTCTGTGGAAACCGAGTCTCTGACCGGCCCCCAGGCCATCGCCAAGGCAACAGATGCTACCTTGGGTCGTAACCCGCGCCCCTCCGCCACCGTGGTTCAGTTCAAGGTGACATCGCAGGGCATCACACTGACCGACAGCCAGCGCAG AGTTTTCTTCAGGAGACATTACCCAGTGAACAGCGTAACCTTCAGCAGCGTCGACCCTAAGGACAGGAG GTGGACTAACTCAGACCGCACCACTGTTAA GGTGTTTGGGTTCGTAGCCAAGAAGCCGGGCAGCATGGCAGAGAACGTTTGCCACCTGTTTGCCGAGCTGGACCCCGAACAGCCCGCCTCAGCCATCGTCAACTTTATCAACAAGGTCATGTTGTCACGCCGATAG
- the tns2a gene encoding tensin-2 isoform X1 gives MGCVLSSDWCGEEEVQPVPVVRKSSVKRRSVERSDSGRMRLTKAGKGEPHVFKEKTFKKKRQCSVCRQNVDNVGSFCRVCKTATHRKCEAKVTSACIPAPSNDLQRRGTAPSRHIQHLGSTKSLTYTKQRNTLPRSFSVDRVMERVMERHYDFDLTYITERIISVFFPPKLEEQRYRLNLKEVAAMLKSKHQDKFLLLNLSERRHDITRLNPKVHDFGWPDLHAPPLDKICAICKAMETWLTSDPQHVVVLHCKGNKGKTGVIIAAYMHYSKISAGADQALSTLAMRKFCEDKVSSSLQPSQNRYIYYFGGLLSGAIKMNSSPLFLHQVLIPSLPNFQGEGGYYPFLKIYQSMQLVYTSGIYDLQGTGGRRLCVNIEPALLLKGDIMVKCYHRRAQTADRDTVFRLQFHTCTIHGSQLWFGKGELDEACIDERFPSDATVEFVFSSGPEKIKGREYQKNDPAVTVDYNTADPVVRWDSYENFNQRYQDSLEDIAHTKGPLDGSLYAQIKKRKGPSSGSLTSTNGSSQGGGLAEDRPDHLNSQRSDSALSAHSSLLNQSSQHPDRQEEPIRPPPPTRQEREDLERLLGGIEGNRDGERETAILDDGDSLPSERTGTLRLSRSCSCRDGYRSQRCAEPGCDRTLLMPNGYCLDRAPGTNGHHGATPSASPNSAAPPSHMDLCQHYSPHPHPHQSLPPPDLVWDRQSGPPHHLHRSCSEASSSRHLCPYPTPDLTPHPHNHPHHHPLSASGRLCCREDDYGPYHHPPPPHSHHHPHPHHPKPSTSPTYHDIMLMDGLPPAGCLCRDCSIRREDTAAYHTLRLDRGDSFHWDREAELQQREVGLRRAREPELPRGGSDLHWERDAGLRRGRELSLHWERDREAELQWERDREAEYWHRRATVASYGPQGHDLPAFTFDPLPSGHPAYPEASRSHAHSHLDLKYSSSSSGYQTPRQVYPCSPYQPSPSESRGYASGYQSESTSPLPPASSMTGPCSHSNGQAEHNHNHHHHHPDSQQSYSSDSHTDGLRSSGESMGWRDHITHGSFKRIHREGQGPCSTPSDMSGPSTPVHTSSPLRTQESPSPGGREYEIRTTDIISNDYDAPQPHDGHYRGDVIVQESQRSTTDPSSLPQPAKDTQAHTTTPIQTEPHNHCPAPTDPSPSTPQQQHCSDKPSPLSTQNNSSFDSVTPAISKQGHCQAPSSPVHASAAPDLHPKPCPLTLQTPHPSEAAALPSTVTQAASQPQSQVADSVGPTPVQVNGPSATRQSLPESPKPTPNSTAAPASPAPASPSPPQPASSSMEGSPISDSPVPGFATLGRRLMLGGSDQHHPNHIQQHGPPHHHYPGMEGHTAPLDTNKRQCYSSHNPQLHPSSFSNYSTISIPLPHPQPPLPEKRHPPAQPGSPNNGVGTLRPAGGHAPSTSTASTTQHQHHVTFSPTVGEIAPPAGQNDVVSSVEAENGNRVSVKFVQDSSKFWYKPGISREQAIAALKERDPGTFLIRDSNSFQGAYGLALKVATPPPNVNNHSSKVSDPLEQLVRHFLIETGPRGVKIKGCQNEPYFGSLSALVYQHSITPISLPCALKIPEKDLIGDVQEVQPVSNISTAADLLKQGAACNVLYLNSVETESLTGPQAIAKATDATLGRNPRPSATVVQFKVTSQGITLTDSQRRVFFRRHYPVNSVTFSSVDPKDRRWTNSDRTTVKVFGFVAKKPGSMAENVCHLFAELDPEQPASAIVNFINKVMLSRR, from the exons GTGACCTCGGCGTGCATCCCAGCTCCCTCCAATGATCTG CAGCGCAGAGGGACCGCTCCTTCTCGACACATCCAACACCTG GGGTCCACCAAGTCTCTGACCTACACCAAACAGAGGAACACCCTGCCGAG AAGCTTCAGCGTGGACCGTGTGATGGAGCGAGTGATGGAGCGCCACTACGACTTCGACCTCACCTACATCACAGAGAGGATCATCTCTGTCTTCTTCCCCCCAAAGCTAGAAGAACAGCGGTACCGGCTTAACCTGAAGGAAGTGGCGGCCATGCTCAAGTCAAAACATCAAGACAAATTTCTG CTCCTGAATCTGTCAGAAAGGCGCCACGACATCACCCGACTAAATCCAAAG GTTCATGACTTTGGCTGGCCCGACCTCCACGCCCCACCGCTGGATAAGATCTGTGCCATATGTAAAGCCATGGAGACGtggctgacctctgacccccagCACGTGGTGGTCCTGCACTGCAAG GGCAACAAAGGTAAAACAGGCGTGATCATTGCAGCCTACATGCACTACAGCAAGATCTCTgcagg GGCGGACCAGGCTCTCAGTACTCTCGCCATGAGGAAGTTCTGTGAAGATAAGGTGTCCTCTTCCCTCCAGCCGTCCCAAAACAG gTATATCTATTACTTTGGAGGCCTTCTGTCTGGGGCGATCAAGATGAACAGCAGCCCGCTTTTCCTCCACCAAGTTCTCATCCCGTCACTCCCCAACTTCCAGGGtgaaggag GTTACTACCCCTTCCTGAAGATCTACCAGTCCATGCAGTTGGTCTACACTTCAGGCATATA TGACCTTCAAGGCACTGGAGGAAGGCGACTGTGTGTGAACATCGAAccagctctgctgctgaagggTGACATCATG GTCAAATGCTACCACAGGCGAGCCCAGACCGCTGACAGAGACACGGTGTTCAGGCTGCAGTTCCACACCTGCACCATCCACGGATCCCAGCTCTGGTTTGGCAAAGGGGAACTGGACGAAGCTTGTATTG ATGAGCGTTTTCCATCTGATGCTACAGTAGAGTTTGTCTTTTCCTCCGGACCTGAGAAGATCAAAG gCCGCGAGTACCAGAAGAACGACCCAGCCGTCACGGTAGACTACAACACTGCTGACCCAGTGGTTCGCTGGGATTCCTATGAGAACTTCAACCAGCGATACCAGGACAGCCTTGAGG ATATTGCCCACACCAAAGGCCCTCTAGATGGCAGTCTCTACGCTCAAATAAAGAAGCGCAAGGGTCCCAGCTCAGGTTCTCTTACCTCAACCAATGGCAGCAGCCAAGGTGGAGGCCTTGCAGAAGATCGGCCTGATCATCTCAACTCTCAACGTTCTGACTCCGCCCTCTCAGCCCATTCTAGCCTTTTGAACCAATCATCACAGCATCCTGACCGCCAGGAGGAGCCCATTCGTCCGCCACCTCCGACCAGACAGGAACGAGAGGATCTTGAGCGCCTTCTCGGAGGCATAGAGGGAAACCGGGACGGAGAGCGGGAGACCGCCATCTTGGATGATGGTGATTCTTTGCCCTCAGAGCGAACTGGGACGCTGAGGCTGAGTCGGTCATGTTCCTGCCGGGATGGTTACCGGTCCCAGCGCTGCGCCGAGCCCGGCTGTGACCGCACCCTCCTCATGCCTAATGGTTACTGCCTCGATCGGGCACCCGGCACCAACGGGCACCACGGGGCGACCCCTTCTGCCAGCCCCAACTCAGCTGCTCCACCGTCACACATGGATCTGTGCCAGCACTACAGCCCCCACCCTCACCCCCACCAATCCCTTCCACCTCCAGATCTGGTGTGGGATCGCCAGAGTGGCCCGCCACACCACCTGCACCGCTCCTGCTCAGAGGCTTCGTCATCTCGCCATCTCTGCCCTTACCCAACACCAGACCTCACCCCTCACCCTCACaaccacccccaccaccaccccctgTCTGCATCGGGTCGCCTCTGCTGTCGAGAGGACGACTACGGTCCCTACCAccaccctcctccacctcacAGCCACCACCATCCCCACCCGCACCACCCCAAACCGTCCACCAGCCCGACATACCATGACATAATGTTAATGGATGGtctgccacctgctggctgtCTTTGCAGGGACTGCAGCATCAGGAGGGAGGACACAGCAGCCTATCACACCCTGAGGCTGGACCGAGGCGACAGCTTCCATTGGGACAGAGAGGCGGAGCTTCAGCAGAGAGAAGTGGGGCTTAGGAGAGCCAGGGAGCCAGAGTTACCAAGAGGAGGGTCAGACCTTCACTGGGAGAGGGATGCTGGACTGAGGCGAGGCAGAGAGTTGTCCCTCCACTGGGAGCGAGACAGggaggctgagctgcagtgggagagggacagagaggcTGAGTATTGGCACAGGAGGGCCACCGTAGCCTCCTACGGCCCACAGGGTCACGATCTCCCAGCGTTCACCTTCGACCCCTTGCCATCAGGTCACCCAGCTTATCCAGAGGCATCGAGGTCCCACGCTCATTCCCACCTGGACCTAaagtacagcagcagcagcagcggttaCCAAACTCCCCGCCAGGTGTACCCCTGCTCGCCTTACCAGCCCTCGCCGTCTGAAAGCAGGGGCTATGCCTCAGGCTACCAGTCTGAGTCCACATCCCCACTGCCTCCCGCTTCCTCCATGACAGGGCCCTGCAGTCATAGCAACGGACAAGCCGAGCACAACCAcaaccatcaccatcaccaccctGACTCTCAGCAGTCATACAGCTCTGACTCACACACTG ATGGCCTTCGTAGCTCTGGTGAAAGTATGGGGTGGAGGGATCACATTACCCATGGTTCCTTCAAGAGGATCCACAGAGAGGGCCAAGGCCCATGCTCCACACCTTCTGACATGTCTGGACCATCCACTCCTGTCCACACCAGCAGTCCTCTGCGCACACAGGAAAG TCCTAGTCCAGGAGGAAGAGAGTATGAGATCCGGACCACGGACATCATCAGCAATGACTACGATGCGCCCCAGCCCCATGATGGACATTACCGTGGTGATGTTATCGTCCAGGAAAGCCAAAGAAGCACCACAGACCCGTCATCCCTGCCACAACCCGCCAAagatacacaagcacacacaaccACACCTATTCAAACAGAACCCCACAACCACTGCCCTGCACCAACAGACCCGTCCCCCTCCACGCCCCAACAGCAGCACTGCTCAGATAAACCCTCACCTTTGTCAACGCAGAACAATTCTTCTTTTGACTCTGTGACACCAGCCATATCAAAGCAGGGACACTGCCAGGCCCCTTCGTCCCCCGTCCATGCTTCAGCTGCACCAGATTTGCACCCCAAACCGTGCCCTCTCACTCTGCAGACCCCCCATCCTTCAGAGGCCGCTGCTCTGCCTTCCACCGTGACGCAGGCGGCATCACAGCCTCAGAGCCAGGTTGCCGACTCTGTAGGACCGACCCCGGTGCAGGTCAATGGACCGTCTGCAACCAGGCAGTCTCTCCCAGAATCCCCAAAACCCACACCCAACTCCACAGCCGCCCCTGCATCCCCCGCCCCGGCTTCACCGTCCCCCCCTCAGCCTGCATCCAGCAGCATGGAGGGCTCCCCCATCTCTGATAGCCCTGTTCCTGGGTTTGCCACCTTGGGCAGGAGGTTGATGTTGGGTGGTTCTGACCAACACCATCCGAACCACATCCAGCAGCACGGACCCCCGCATCACCACTACCCAGGCATGGAGGGACACACCGCTCCTCTGGACACTAACAAGAGGCAGTGCTACTCCTCTCACAACCCACAGCTCCACCCATCCTCCTTCTCCAACTACTCCACTATCTCAATACCCCTTCCTCATCCACAGCCGCCTTTGCCAGAGAAGCGTCACCCGCCTGCCCAGCCAGGTTCACCCAACAATGGGGTGGGGACTCTGAGGCCAGCAGGAGGCCATGCTCCTTCTACCTCCACTGCCAGCACCACCCAGCATCAGCACCATGTCACATTCTCCCCTACAGTGGGTGAAATTGCACCCCCTGCAGGCCAAAATGATGTAGTGTCATCAGTGGAGGCTGAAAATGGAAATAGGGTCAGTGTGAAGTTTGTCCAGGACAGTTCAAAGTTCTGGTACAAGCCGGGAATCTCCAGAGAGCAAG CAATCGCAGCTTTGAAGGAGAGAGATCCAGGAACCTTCCTGATCAGGGACAGTAACTCTTTCCAGGGGGCTTATGGCCTGGCACTGAAGGTGGCTACACCTCCTCCCAATGTCAACAACCACAGCAGTAAAG TGAGCGACCCTCTGGAACAGCTGGTCAGACACTTCCTAATAGAAACAGGCCCTCGTGGAGTCAAAATCAAAGGATGTCAAAATGAGCCTTACTTTG GGAGTCTGTCTGCATTAGTCTACCAACACTCCATCACACCCATCTCTTTGCCCTGCGCTCTGAAGATCCCAGAAAAAG ATCTGATAGGAGATGTGCAGGAGGTTCAACCGGTGAGCAACATCAGCACGGCTGCTGACCTGCTAAAACAAGGAGCAG CCTGTAACGTCCTCTACCTGAACTCTGTGGAAACCGAGTCTCTGACCGGCCCCCAGGCCATCGCCAAGGCAACAGATGCTACCTTGGGTCGTAACCCGCGCCCCTCCGCCACCGTGGTTCAGTTCAAGGTGACATCGCAGGGCATCACACTGACCGACAGCCAGCGCAG AGTTTTCTTCAGGAGACATTACCCAGTGAACAGCGTAACCTTCAGCAGCGTCGACCCTAAGGACAGGAG GTGGACTAACTCAGACCGCACCACTGTTAA GGTGTTTGGGTTCGTAGCCAAGAAGCCGGGCAGCATGGCAGAGAACGTTTGCCACCTGTTTGCCGAGCTGGACCCCGAACAGCCCGCCTCAGCCATCGTCAACTTTATCAACAAGGTCATGTTGTCACGCCGATAG